A window of Silurus meridionalis isolate SWU-2019-XX chromosome 4, ASM1480568v1, whole genome shotgun sequence contains these coding sequences:
- the tmc4 gene encoding transmembrane channel-like protein 7 isoform X2 gives MELREFNREGPNSGYGSLRLRKGPLNKGIEGTVQFDWNSRPNEDEGEDENADKMQKLRELPLHMGLKKAIRQVQQMQIPVVSSWGSWRFRSSKTFQRFREDLWSVLYFIELWRKSMHQIGGHFGGGVQSYFLFLRFLVILNFLSFMLMAGFVIIPSIVFRSNNSSGQLLVPSLNLSGVEVCLLYDVQPQPLTIYYTYFLDLLSGTGFMEYSYLFYGFYNNTEVLSNGFSYNIPLAYLLTAAFYFLFCLLCIVVRMGGVVRLVVAMDGGRLGGYSVLVFTGWDHGLQDPGAAKVKHNNLRYCLQVDLEEERIKKKSDSLTLSQVFILYSLRVLLSLIALAMIVGAFFAIGSATLYSQQFPQQDGVVGLLLQYLPSIVITASNFVVPFLCDQIAKLEKYSPSVTVIFALLRAVFLRFVSLAVLLSTLWEQITCKGNAEDQKCSPCSYSYTNYQCWETRVGQEMYKLTLFDFLITIAVLILVEFPRRLMVDHCSCKLSQWFGRQEFVVPSNVLALVYSQTVVWSGALFCPILPLINTIKFIIIFYCKKVTLFQNCRPAVRTFRSTSSNFFIFLVLVFGWALSSVVLIYSVASIHPSYGCGPFRFFSSMWAVVPASFHSLSVTTREFLLYVGSQAFSIPLFILSCVVMCYVAALASVYGKTVDLLKKQHKLEGRDKQFLIKQIKDLSAKVSRNEHVTKLGEAGNAAPRWEGNYNSAFELNEEDFRNSGYYKRDI, from the exons ATGGAGCTAAGAGAATTCAACCGAGAAG GTCCTAACAGCGGCTACGGCTCACTAAGGTTACGCAAAGGTCCCTTGAACAAAGGTATTGAGGGCACAGTGCAGTTTGACTGGAACTCACGTCCCAATGAGGACGAGGGCGAGGATGAAAATGCAGACAAAATGCAAAAGCTCAGAGAACTGCCGCTCCACATGGGGCTGAAGAAAGCTATACG GCAGGTGCAGCAGATGCAAATTCCCGTTGTCTCTAGTTGGGGCTCCTGGCGTTTCCGTTCCTCCAAGACCTTTCAGCGTTTTCGCGAGGACCTGTGGAGCGTTTTATATTTCATCGAGCTCTGGAGGAAGTCCATGCACCAGATCGGAG GACATTTCGGAGGAGGCGTCCAATCCTACTTCCTGTTCTTGCGATTCCTGGTTATTCTGAACTTCCTGTCCTTCATGTTGATGGCCGGGTTCGTTATCATCCCCAGCATCGTTTTCCGCTCAAACAACTCGAGTGGTCAATTACTCGTTCCCTCCCTCAACCTTTCAG GTGTGGAAGTGTGCCTGCTTTACGACGttcagcctcaacctctgacCATTTACTACACCTACTTCCTGGATTTGCTCTCAGGAACT GGCTTCATGGAGTACTCGTATTTGTTCTATGGGTTTTATAACAACACAGAGGTCCTAAGCAATGGGTTTTCTTACAACATTCCATTGGCTTACCTGCTCACCGCCGCTTTCTACTTCCTGTTTTGCTTGTTATGCATCGTGGTCCG GATGGGTGGAGTGGTGCGGCTCGTCGTGGCGATGGACGGCGGACGATTAGGAGGGTACAGTGTGCTTGTTTTTACAGGGTGGGATCACGGCCTTCAGGATCCAGGAGCTGCCAAAGTTAAACACAACAACCTGCGCTATTGCCTACAG GTGGATCTGGAGGAGGAGAGGATTAAGAAGAAATCTGACTCGCTCACTCTGTCTCAAGTGTTCATTCTTTATTCCCTCCGAGTCCTCCTAAGCCTTATTGCTTTGGCCATGATAGTCGGCGCCTTCTTCGCCATCGGTTCCGCCACTCTGTACAGTCAGCAG TTTCCGCAGCAGGACGGCGTTGTGGGATTGCTGCTGCAGTATCTTCCCTCCATCGTTATAACCGCCAGCAATTTTGTTGTTCCATTCCTGTGTGACCAGATCGCAAAACTGGAGAAATATTCACCTAGCGTCACTGTGATCTTCGCTTTGCTACG GGCCGTGTTTCTCCGATTTGTGAGTTTAGCTGTACTCTTGTCCACTCTGTGGGAACAGATCACGTGTAAAGGAAACGCAGAGGATCAAAAATGTTCACCCTGCAGTTACAGTTACACAAATTACCAG TGCTGGGAGACACGTGTTGGACAGGAAATGTACAAACTGACGCTGTTTGACTTTCTCATCACAATCGCGGTGCTGATACTGGTTGAGTTTCCTCGCAG gctGATGGTGGATCACTGCTCGTGTAAGCTGTCTCAGTGGTTCGGGCGTCAGGAGTTTGTTGTTCCCTCAAACGTGTTAGCCCTCGTTTACAGTCAGACTGTAGTGTGGAGCGGCGCGTTGTTCTGCCCCATACTGCCcctcatcaacaccatcaagttcatcatcatcttctacTGCAAAAAa gtCACTCTATTCCAGAACTGTCGTCCGGCCGTGAGGACGTTCCGCTCCACCAGCTCCAACTTCTTTATCTTCCTGGTTCTTGTGTTCGGCTGGGCGCTCTCTAGTGTGGTGCTCATTTATAGTGTTGCTAG TATTCATCCGTCCTATGGATGCGGGCCGTTtcgtttcttctcctccatgtgGGCTGTGGTTCCTGCTTCCTTTCATTCTCTGTCCGTCACAACGCGGGAGTTTCTTCTGTACGTCGGCTCACAAGCTTTCTCCATCCCGCTTTTCATTTTATCATG tgtggtgaTGTGTTACGTGGCTGCGTTGGCTTCAGTTTACGGGAAAACCGTTGACCTCctgaaaaaacaacacaaactg GAAGGACGAGACAAACAGTTCCTGATCAAACAGATCAAGGATCTGAGTGCAAAAGTTTCCCGAAATGAGCATGTAACGAAACTCGGAGAAGCAGGAAATGCCGCGCCCAGATGGGAAGGAAATTACAATTCTGCGTTTGAGTTAAATGAAGAAGACTTTAGAAACAGTGGATATTATAAGAGAGACATTTGA
- the leng1 gene encoding leukocyte receptor cluster member 1, protein MNILPKKSWHVRNKDNVARVRRDEERAAAEEKEVRRRGERAEQEARTAYLRRKSRAALELSSGPQDEGETTRETTCETVHETGGTEHLNLFPLEDSSEKKGNAEYLREKKEEKEKQERAIGLLVSLGPAPGTEATPWYLKERQRDKDAEKESEREKESERRDRGKGKGISEEEKEKKDRKLKDRLDPLKDIRKALAVKDRKEKKHKKKEKTSAGSSKERLRAERLQREAEERRRAQALLDKSRGVGGATDGQTEPAERDRPYNSAYFPELARKRQRRDKDITDFLNSCS, encoded by the exons atgaacattttgccGAAAAAAAGCTGGCACGTGCGCAACAAGGACAACGTCGCGCGCGTGCGCCGAGACGAGGAGCGCGCGGCCGCGGAGGAGAAAGAAGTCCGGCGGCGCGGCGAGCGCGCGGAGCAGGAG GCCCGGACGGCGTACCTGCGGAGGAAATCGCGTGCGGCTCTGGAACTCTCGTCCGGACCCCAGGACGAGGGCGAGACCACCCGTGAGACCACCTGCGAGACCGTCCATGAGACCGGCGGGACAGAGCATCTCAACCTGTTCCCTCTGGAGGACTCGTCCGAGAAGAAAGGCAACGCTGAGTACCTGCgtgagaagaaagaggagaag GAGAAACAGGAGCGCGCTATCGGCCTGTTGGTGTCTCTCGGCCCCGCCCCGGGTACGGAGGCCACGCCCTGGTACCTgaaggagagacagagggacaaaGACGCAGAaaaggagagcgagagagaaaaagagagcgagagacgcGACAGGGGCAAAGGGAAGGGTATAagtgaggaggagaaggagaagaaagatCGGAAGTTAAAG GACCGTCTGGACCCTCTGAAGGACATAAGGAAAGCTCTGGCAGTAAAAGACCGGAAAGAGAAGAAGCacaagaagaaggagaagacgaGTGCAGGGAG CTCAAAAGAGCGACTGCGTGCGGAGCGACTGCAGAGGGAAGCGGAGGAGCGCAGACGAGCTCAGGCCCTGCTGGACAAGAGTCGGGGAGTGGGCGGAGCCACGGACGGACAGACCGAGCCGGCCGAGCGAGACAGACCGTACAACAGCGCGTACTTTCCCGAACTGGCACGcaagagacagaggagagacaAAGACATCACCGACTTTCTGAACTCATGCTCATAG
- the tmc4 gene encoding transmembrane channel-like protein 7 isoform X1: MYPDVCFSYNSDVAETGFQIPDFLSKPDIMIYKPQLVYFIPNNSNGICTYHFLFLAFLSQGPNSGYGSLRLRKGPLNKGIEGTVQFDWNSRPNEDEGEDENADKMQKLRELPLHMGLKKAIRQVQQMQIPVVSSWGSWRFRSSKTFQRFREDLWSVLYFIELWRKSMHQIGGHFGGGVQSYFLFLRFLVILNFLSFMLMAGFVIIPSIVFRSNNSSGQLLVPSLNLSGVEVCLLYDVQPQPLTIYYTYFLDLLSGTGFMEYSYLFYGFYNNTEVLSNGFSYNIPLAYLLTAAFYFLFCLLCIVVRMGGVVRLVVAMDGGRLGGYSVLVFTGWDHGLQDPGAAKVKHNNLRYCLQVDLEEERIKKKSDSLTLSQVFILYSLRVLLSLIALAMIVGAFFAIGSATLYSQQFPQQDGVVGLLLQYLPSIVITASNFVVPFLCDQIAKLEKYSPSVTVIFALLRAVFLRFVSLAVLLSTLWEQITCKGNAEDQKCSPCSYSYTNYQCWETRVGQEMYKLTLFDFLITIAVLILVEFPRRLMVDHCSCKLSQWFGRQEFVVPSNVLALVYSQTVVWSGALFCPILPLINTIKFIIIFYCKKVTLFQNCRPAVRTFRSTSSNFFIFLVLVFGWALSSVVLIYSVASIHPSYGCGPFRFFSSMWAVVPASFHSLSVTTREFLLYVGSQAFSIPLFILSCVVMCYVAALASVYGKTVDLLKKQHKLEGRDKQFLIKQIKDLSAKVSRNEHVTKLGEAGNAAPRWEGNYNSAFELNEEDFRNSGYYKRDI, encoded by the exons ATGTACCCTGACGTTTGTTTCTCGTACAATTCCGACGTggcggaaacgggcttccaGATTCCAGATTTTCTATCCAAACCAGatataatgatttataaacCCCAGCTAGTGTACTTTATACCCAATAACAGTAATGGTATCTGCACCTATCACTTCCTGTTCCTTGCATTTCTTTCCCAAGGTCCTAACAGCGGCTACGGCTCACTAAGGTTACGCAAAGGTCCCTTGAACAAAGGTATTGAGGGCACAGTGCAGTTTGACTGGAACTCACGTCCCAATGAGGACGAGGGCGAGGATGAAAATGCAGACAAAATGCAAAAGCTCAGAGAACTGCCGCTCCACATGGGGCTGAAGAAAGCTATACG GCAGGTGCAGCAGATGCAAATTCCCGTTGTCTCTAGTTGGGGCTCCTGGCGTTTCCGTTCCTCCAAGACCTTTCAGCGTTTTCGCGAGGACCTGTGGAGCGTTTTATATTTCATCGAGCTCTGGAGGAAGTCCATGCACCAGATCGGAG GACATTTCGGAGGAGGCGTCCAATCCTACTTCCTGTTCTTGCGATTCCTGGTTATTCTGAACTTCCTGTCCTTCATGTTGATGGCCGGGTTCGTTATCATCCCCAGCATCGTTTTCCGCTCAAACAACTCGAGTGGTCAATTACTCGTTCCCTCCCTCAACCTTTCAG GTGTGGAAGTGTGCCTGCTTTACGACGttcagcctcaacctctgacCATTTACTACACCTACTTCCTGGATTTGCTCTCAGGAACT GGCTTCATGGAGTACTCGTATTTGTTCTATGGGTTTTATAACAACACAGAGGTCCTAAGCAATGGGTTTTCTTACAACATTCCATTGGCTTACCTGCTCACCGCCGCTTTCTACTTCCTGTTTTGCTTGTTATGCATCGTGGTCCG GATGGGTGGAGTGGTGCGGCTCGTCGTGGCGATGGACGGCGGACGATTAGGAGGGTACAGTGTGCTTGTTTTTACAGGGTGGGATCACGGCCTTCAGGATCCAGGAGCTGCCAAAGTTAAACACAACAACCTGCGCTATTGCCTACAG GTGGATCTGGAGGAGGAGAGGATTAAGAAGAAATCTGACTCGCTCACTCTGTCTCAAGTGTTCATTCTTTATTCCCTCCGAGTCCTCCTAAGCCTTATTGCTTTGGCCATGATAGTCGGCGCCTTCTTCGCCATCGGTTCCGCCACTCTGTACAGTCAGCAG TTTCCGCAGCAGGACGGCGTTGTGGGATTGCTGCTGCAGTATCTTCCCTCCATCGTTATAACCGCCAGCAATTTTGTTGTTCCATTCCTGTGTGACCAGATCGCAAAACTGGAGAAATATTCACCTAGCGTCACTGTGATCTTCGCTTTGCTACG GGCCGTGTTTCTCCGATTTGTGAGTTTAGCTGTACTCTTGTCCACTCTGTGGGAACAGATCACGTGTAAAGGAAACGCAGAGGATCAAAAATGTTCACCCTGCAGTTACAGTTACACAAATTACCAG TGCTGGGAGACACGTGTTGGACAGGAAATGTACAAACTGACGCTGTTTGACTTTCTCATCACAATCGCGGTGCTGATACTGGTTGAGTTTCCTCGCAG gctGATGGTGGATCACTGCTCGTGTAAGCTGTCTCAGTGGTTCGGGCGTCAGGAGTTTGTTGTTCCCTCAAACGTGTTAGCCCTCGTTTACAGTCAGACTGTAGTGTGGAGCGGCGCGTTGTTCTGCCCCATACTGCCcctcatcaacaccatcaagttcatcatcatcttctacTGCAAAAAa gtCACTCTATTCCAGAACTGTCGTCCGGCCGTGAGGACGTTCCGCTCCACCAGCTCCAACTTCTTTATCTTCCTGGTTCTTGTGTTCGGCTGGGCGCTCTCTAGTGTGGTGCTCATTTATAGTGTTGCTAG TATTCATCCGTCCTATGGATGCGGGCCGTTtcgtttcttctcctccatgtgGGCTGTGGTTCCTGCTTCCTTTCATTCTCTGTCCGTCACAACGCGGGAGTTTCTTCTGTACGTCGGCTCACAAGCTTTCTCCATCCCGCTTTTCATTTTATCATG tgtggtgaTGTGTTACGTGGCTGCGTTGGCTTCAGTTTACGGGAAAACCGTTGACCTCctgaaaaaacaacacaaactg GAAGGACGAGACAAACAGTTCCTGATCAAACAGATCAAGGATCTGAGTGCAAAAGTTTCCCGAAATGAGCATGTAACGAAACTCGGAGAAGCAGGAAATGCCGCGCCCAGATGGGAAGGAAATTACAATTCTGCGTTTGAGTTAAATGAAGAAGACTTTAGAAACAGTGGATATTATAAGAGAGACATTTGA